One region of Flavobacterium sp. KACC 22763 genomic DNA includes:
- a CDS encoding eCIS core domain-containing protein: MENSYEKATTQSFANSLTEKPIQNKAITLQDNRPASILQRKANNTGLPDNLKSGIENLSGHSMDDVKVHYNSDKPAQLNAHAYAQGTDIHIASGQEKHLPHEAWHVVQQKQGRVKPTLQMKGKVNVNDDKGLESEADIMGTKALNYSNKQIVPAHTPIQKKTAPIQLKKIDVSITGITHLVQMIKGSIMEGEEAYELSHGDQITIDSDIKYRSRRGPNHELYEHVDKKSEHIYRWFRVLSIRGQNVANQNLYIRDETFETIAKGTTVSTKPAKISDSHRLRDMNPQTFDYDMKGSRKRNPSKIEIVREQTNKIIEDATRMKHEQADHFKEGLAVTENIALFTNMVGRVLGGTFISIIYGSYATGNQRKATNEKPGSDIDAMFSCDNQTYVNYRNDLLPIISSFLKELHALVGATVDDEVPGESKHLISANEMMKASSGKVFYPQGEHNNPTIHSLGFFLEKVITEDSSKTKTESQRFGKDFLASEYLRLRLIFNILSSKNIISSNNAAAIKTLEMSWKESLHKLSDDLQRLGNDRGENGVEHLLKDKDGNDGEMFLGYKRDRMGVIKHLQEILNERL; this comes from the coding sequence ATGGAAAATAGTTATGAAAAAGCTACAACACAATCTTTTGCGAATAGCCTGACTGAAAAGCCCATTCAGAACAAAGCAATCACTTTACAAGACAATCGCCCTGCTTCTATTTTACAAAGAAAAGCAAACAACACTGGCCTACCCGACAATTTAAAATCTGGAATAGAAAACCTTTCTGGCCATTCTATGGATGATGTCAAAGTTCATTATAATTCTGATAAACCAGCTCAGCTAAATGCTCATGCTTATGCGCAAGGAACAGATATTCATATTGCATCAGGACAGGAAAAACATTTGCCTCATGAAGCCTGGCATGTGGTACAGCAAAAACAAGGCAGAGTAAAACCAACTTTGCAGATGAAAGGCAAAGTGAATGTGAACGATGATAAAGGTTTGGAAAGCGAAGCTGATATTATGGGAACTAAAGCTTTAAATTATTCAAATAAGCAAATTGTTCCTGCCCATACTCCTATTCAAAAAAAAACTGCTCCTATTCAATTAAAAAAAATAGATGTTAGCATTACAGGCATAACCCATTTGGTACAAATGATAAAAGGTTCTATAATGGAAGGAGAAGAAGCTTATGAATTGTCTCATGGCGATCAAATAACAATTGATTCTGACATTAAATATAGATCAAGAAGAGGTCCCAATCACGAACTATACGAACATGTCGATAAAAAATCGGAACATATTTACAGATGGTTTCGTGTATTGAGCATTAGAGGACAAAATGTGGCAAATCAAAATTTATATATAAGAGATGAAACATTTGAAACTATAGCTAAAGGAACTACAGTAAGCACCAAACCAGCCAAAATAAGCGACTCTCACAGATTAAGAGACATGAATCCTCAAACATTTGATTACGACATGAAAGGTAGTCGCAAAAGAAATCCTTCAAAAATTGAAATCGTTCGAGAACAAACTAATAAAATCATTGAGGATGCAACAAGAATGAAACATGAACAAGCTGATCATTTTAAAGAGGGATTAGCCGTAACAGAAAATATTGCACTATTCACAAATATGGTTGGAAGGGTTTTAGGAGGTACTTTTATTTCGATAATATATGGCTCATATGCCACTGGAAACCAAAGAAAAGCCACTAATGAAAAACCAGGTTCAGATATTGATGCCATGTTCTCTTGCGATAATCAGACCTATGTAAATTACAGAAACGATTTATTACCGATAATATCTTCTTTTCTTAAAGAATTACACGCCCTCGTAGGCGCAACAGTAGATGATGAAGTTCCTGGTGAATCTAAACACCTTATTAGCGCAAATGAAATGATGAAAGCATCTAGTGGAAAAGTTTTTTATCCTCAAGGAGAACATAACAATCCTACTATACATTCTCTAGGTTTCTTTTTAGAAAAGGTAATTACCGAAGATTCTTCAAAAACAAAAACCGAAAGCCAAAGATTTGGAAAAGATTTTCTAGCTAGCGAATACCTGCGATTAAGACTAATTTTCAATATTTTATCCTCTAAAAATATTATTTCTTCCAATAATGCAGCAGCCATAAAAACATTGGAAATGTCATGGAAGGAAAGTTTACATAAATTAAGTGATGATTTGCAACGATTAGGAAACGATAGAGGTGAGAACGGTGTAGAGCATTTATTAAAAGACAAGGACGGAAATGACGGTGAAATGTTCCTTGGATATAAAAGAGACCGTATGGGAGTGATTAAACACTTACAAGAAATTTTAAATGAAAGATTATGA
- a CDS encoding pyridoxal-dependent decarboxylase yields MKIVQPTNQFDNIALIETDRYLHNSYSNFEDLIQTIKLAQSYVNAKNILGPKHPVKKFQYNSELANEEIPFNGKCTEQVLEELTEIFEGSFRVQSKNSMFNLIPNPLIDTLASSILMQIHNNNAIMDSYGGKSILFEQKVSRCIGKLIAWDKACGISCNGGKVTMFYAIKFAIQRIEPKSPINGIPNDLVILISGGAHYSIEHTCSLLGLGKKNCIRIPIESNEGITSEKLKEVFEEQIKQGKRVAAIISCGGTTIDFIHDSTKTIYETTQKIVKEHKLDYTPYLHLDSVIGWLWFTFLKTEKDEITALSDSEEITQKISCVIRKLEKISQYDSIGVDFHKNGLCPYSSSFFIGKDDTIISNDKLSEKYYGELRAFDYTIENTRSSNGIASAWTSIHRLGLTGYQDYLISLYKSSKTISEALNNNCLFNLIDNNSCGWEILFTINFAALKDKMGIPYSYNAIAETFIQYIWNKVDEGYDIPNFSIVKNYGEWFGKKQNHAFIIYNMHRDVTPLTSKSIAELIAEQAMLFEIEIINGNLIPSSQTLATPIK; encoded by the coding sequence ATGAAAATAGTACAGCCCACAAATCAGTTTGACAATATAGCCCTAATAGAGACAGATCGATATTTACATAACAGTTATTCTAATTTTGAAGATTTGATTCAGACTATTAAGTTGGCTCAAAGTTATGTTAATGCAAAAAATATATTAGGACCTAAACATCCCGTTAAAAAGTTTCAGTACAATTCAGAACTGGCAAACGAAGAAATCCCTTTTAATGGTAAATGTACCGAGCAAGTTCTAGAAGAACTTACAGAAATATTTGAAGGAAGTTTTAGAGTGCAATCAAAAAACTCTATGTTTAATCTCATACCCAATCCTTTAATAGATACTCTTGCTTCCTCAATATTAATGCAGATTCATAATAACAATGCAATTATGGATAGTTATGGCGGAAAATCTATTTTGTTTGAACAAAAAGTTTCACGATGCATTGGCAAATTAATTGCGTGGGACAAAGCTTGTGGAATTTCCTGCAATGGCGGAAAAGTTACAATGTTTTATGCCATAAAATTTGCTATTCAGAGAATTGAGCCAAAAAGCCCAATAAATGGCATTCCGAATGATTTGGTAATCCTTATATCGGGAGGTGCCCACTACTCTATCGAACATACTTGCAGTCTACTAGGATTAGGAAAAAAAAACTGCATTAGAATTCCAATTGAGTCTAATGAAGGTATAACTTCAGAGAAACTAAAGGAAGTTTTTGAAGAACAGATTAAACAAGGAAAAAGAGTCGCTGCGATTATTTCTTGCGGAGGTACAACTATAGATTTTATACATGACAGTACGAAAACCATTTATGAAACAACTCAGAAAATTGTAAAAGAACATAAATTAGATTATACGCCATATCTTCATCTTGACAGCGTGATAGGATGGTTATGGTTTACTTTTTTAAAAACCGAAAAAGACGAAATAACAGCCCTATCAGATTCCGAAGAAATAACTCAAAAAATAAGCTGCGTTATTCGAAAATTAGAAAAAATATCCCAATACGATTCTATTGGAGTTGATTTTCATAAAAACGGATTATGTCCTTATTCTAGCAGTTTTTTTATTGGCAAAGACGACACCATTATTTCAAACGATAAATTATCTGAGAAATACTATGGCGAATTAAGAGCCTTTGACTATACAATCGAAAACACAAGATCTTCAAATGGGATTGCGAGCGCATGGACTTCAATTCATCGACTAGGATTAACAGGTTATCAAGACTATTTAATTTCATTATACAAATCGAGCAAGACAATTTCTGAAGCATTAAACAACAATTGCTTATTTAACCTTATAGACAATAATTCGTGCGGATGGGAAATACTCTTTACCATCAATTTTGCAGCATTAAAAGACAAAATGGGCATTCCCTACTCTTATAATGCAATAGCTGAAACATTTATCCAGTATATATGGAATAAAGTAGACGAGGGTTATGATATCCCGAATTTCAGCATCGTTAAAAATTACGGCGAATGGTTTGGCAAAAAACAAAATCACGCCTTCATTATCTATAACATGCATAGAGATGTAACTCCTTTAACATCAAAATCTATTGCTGAACTAATAGCAGAACAAGCAATGCTTTTTGAAATAGAAATTATTAATGGAAATCTCATTCCATCGAGCCAAACGTTAGCAACTCCAATAAAATAG
- a CDS encoding HIT family protein, giving the protein MNCILCQIKDKEIPYQGIIKEWKYWTVMLSREQHTLGTLVILYNTHLVRFSSIVPDALMEFQRIQHHLEKSIDTLFSPDLYNYLQCGNHVEHLHIHMIPRYKTNILFDNQTFTDRNYGNSVEETSKIESDDLLKTLTSEIIKNLY; this is encoded by the coding sequence ATGAACTGCATATTATGCCAAATTAAAGATAAAGAAATTCCGTATCAGGGTATTATAAAAGAATGGAAATACTGGACGGTTATGCTAAGCAGAGAACAACATACCTTAGGAACCTTAGTCATTTTGTACAATACTCATTTGGTTCGATTTTCTTCAATTGTTCCTGATGCTTTAATGGAATTTCAAAGAATCCAGCATCATTTAGAGAAATCGATAGACACTCTTTTTAGTCCAGATTTATATAACTATTTGCAATGTGGAAATCATGTTGAGCATTTACACATACACATGATTCCGAGATACAAAACCAATATTTTATTTGATAACCAAACATTTACAGATCGCAATTATGGAAATTCTGTCGAAGAAACATCTAAAATAGAAAGTGATGATTTATTGAAAACTTTAACATCCGAAATAATTAAAAACCTTTACTGA
- a CDS encoding eCIS core domain-containing protein, whose amino-acid sequence MVQHQEKISHDKVQISASNANNNAVQLQDNRQSNVVQKKLEKKAIAQKSTSNLVQKKDNNTGLPGNLKSGIENLSGHSMDDVKVHYNSDKPAQLNAHAYAQGSDIHIASGQEKHLPHEAWHVVQQKQGRVKPTLQMKGKASENTSSKTVQRMTVAPKPGALAMLGNDKKTIKTFTSLVEIMQHALQHFFPEDSIEIEITNTGELTPAWNHHKGTKFHPGTPGSIGVQLNKWYLEKVSIGNLIGMFIHEIGVHTFADKLMGKEILPNGRWQAKGDSKIAEEVNDEEKDHHNQIGGKIEKYPNAIENGKKKGRSRQRDHVNLAKSLSGGKSTRSQIYTKLYLDSGDSIEHKLDGEERDQALKDLTFSFLFDLGRLAATDDGGAVRLFKDTNAIGQLMVIYRDHIVKEFEDKHKWLKSASSNIKTGKWPLRRFLVAQLGSLTTSSNPIAQKTRSSVGGLIAGGLVLATGTTLATAAVPAIATGLAVGVGLHFLQKLFGI is encoded by the coding sequence ATGGTACAGCATCAAGAAAAAATATCTCACGATAAGGTACAGATTAGTGCATCAAATGCCAATAATAATGCTGTTCAGTTACAAGATAACAGACAATCGAATGTTGTGCAAAAAAAGCTTGAAAAAAAAGCTATTGCTCAGAAATCTACTTCCAATCTTGTTCAAAAAAAAGACAATAATACTGGTTTGCCAGGCAATTTGAAATCAGGAATAGAGAATCTTTCTGGTCATTCTATGGATGATGTAAAAGTTCATTACAACTCAGATAAACCTGCACAACTCAATGCTCATGCCTATGCGCAAGGCTCTGATATCCATATTGCTTCAGGACAAGAGAAACATTTGCCTCATGAAGCTTGGCATGTGGTGCAACAAAAACAGGGACGTGTAAAACCTACTTTGCAAATGAAGGGCAAAGCATCTGAAAACACATCTTCAAAAACGGTTCAAAGGATGACGGTAGCACCTAAACCAGGAGCATTGGCAATGTTAGGAAATGATAAAAAAACGATCAAAACCTTTACTTCTCTGGTAGAAATTATGCAACATGCACTTCAACACTTTTTCCCAGAGGATTCTATCGAAATAGAAATTACAAATACTGGTGAACTAACTCCTGCATGGAATCATCATAAAGGAACAAAGTTTCATCCTGGAACACCAGGAAGTATTGGGGTTCAATTAAACAAATGGTACCTAGAAAAAGTTTCAATAGGTAACTTGATAGGAATGTTTATTCATGAAATAGGTGTACATACATTTGCTGATAAACTTATGGGTAAAGAAATATTACCAAATGGACGATGGCAAGCAAAAGGCGATAGTAAAATAGCTGAAGAAGTAAATGATGAAGAAAAAGATCATCATAATCAAATTGGTGGTAAAATAGAAAAATACCCTAATGCAATTGAGAATGGAAAGAAAAAAGGCCGATCAAGACAACGTGATCATGTTAATTTAGCAAAAAGTCTTTCAGGAGGAAAAAGTACAAGATCTCAAATTTATACCAAATTATATCTTGATTCAGGTGATTCTATAGAACACAAACTAGATGGAGAAGAGAGAGATCAGGCATTAAAAGATCTAACTTTTTCTTTTTTATTCGACTTAGGCCGATTGGCAGCTACAGACGATGGTGGTGCTGTACGATTGTTTAAAGACACAAATGCTATTGGGCAACTAATGGTTATTTATCGCGATCATATAGTTAAAGAGTTTGAAGACAAACATAAATGGCTAAAGAGTGCTTCCTCTAATATTAAAACAGGGAAATGGCCTTTACGCCGCTTTTTAGTTGCTCAGCTTGGCTCATTAACAACCTCTTCAAATCCTATTGCTCAGAAAACCCGTTCTTCTGTTGGCGGTTTAATTGCTGGCGGTTTAGTACTGGCTACAGGAACAACTCTTGCTACCGCAGCAGTTCCTGCCATAGCAACCGGTCTTGCGGTTGGGGTCGGGTTACACTTTTTACAAAAATTGTTTGGCATCTAA
- a CDS encoding RNA methyltransferase, which yields MSNNFTNEYFGIGIQNGKTPENLGVLWRSAQNLGATFIFTIGNRYAKQACDTHDAVKAIPYFHYDTFEAFFENLPKGARLVGVELSEKAADLETFEHPRRCVYILGAEDHGLSKKVMEKCHHLVKFKSEKSLNVAVAGTIVMYDRNLAKPRS from the coding sequence ATGAGCAATAATTTTACAAATGAATACTTTGGTATAGGAATACAAAATGGTAAAACACCAGAAAACTTAGGTGTTTTGTGGCGATCGGCTCAAAACTTAGGCGCTACTTTTATATTTACCATAGGAAACCGATATGCCAAACAAGCCTGCGATACGCACGATGCGGTAAAAGCAATTCCATATTTTCATTACGATACTTTTGAAGCCTTTTTTGAAAATTTACCAAAAGGAGCCAGATTAGTCGGCGTTGAATTATCTGAAAAAGCGGCTGATCTTGAAACCTTCGAACATCCTAGACGCTGTGTTTATATATTGGGCGCAGAAGATCATGGCTTATCTAAAAAAGTAATGGAAAAATGCCATCATTTAGTAAAATTTAAATCAGAAAAAAGTTTGAATGTAGCCGTAGCAGGAACTATCGTTATGTATGATAGAAATCTAGCTAAACCGCGTTCTTAA
- a CDS encoding tetratricopeptide repeat protein gives MRLIIFMFLAFTSLTVVAQEKIQKEINYIRSFRKEADRIVVELGVKPRLCFIPTKNNPNYVKFSALVQPYQKKENLYEIGIEEVTGNIKSLRILNKTETAEYQSIKPYFPAAVAAVSASQLPEKYYDEALELYNKEQYQEAMETVTKSIEINTQDPEYHQLKALCLAHLQLYKDSTDEAEYALEMDMANPELYELIANNYYFLRDNENAIKNFDKAIQYDINIIVRVYHNYIKCLIDIPSSQRAIEVYKLYKYRLDSPNNYGDDSGNFADDLEFYAGQAYQQIADWGTAAEIYDRLIVVNPDVYGYRAQRGRLYQEKGEFPAAIRDFEIALKLDEKENILLTNLATIYQELHDYKKAETAYEKYLNKNPDDAVQISNYGYLLLDEKRYKEAQAKFEASFKIDDASIDTHIGRILTAYLLGDSKKKDLFIKVAKSQFPNIEINAATLNALIITGNYYYSEKIIGIWKEAVN, from the coding sequence ATGAGACTTATTATTTTTATGTTTCTTGCTTTTACTTCATTAACAGTTGTAGCGCAGGAAAAAATCCAAAAAGAAATCAATTATATCCGCAGTTTCCGTAAAGAAGCAGATAGAATTGTTGTAGAGTTAGGCGTTAAGCCGAGACTATGTTTTATACCGACCAAAAATAATCCAAATTATGTCAAGTTTAGCGCATTAGTACAACCTTATCAAAAGAAAGAAAATTTATATGAGATCGGAATTGAAGAGGTAACAGGTAATATAAAATCACTTAGAATTTTGAATAAAACCGAGACGGCAGAATACCAATCTATAAAGCCGTATTTTCCCGCTGCTGTTGCGGCAGTTTCGGCAAGTCAATTGCCTGAAAAATATTATGATGAAGCACTTGAATTGTATAATAAAGAGCAATATCAAGAAGCGATGGAAACTGTAACCAAGTCAATAGAGATAAATACGCAAGACCCAGAATATCATCAGCTAAAAGCACTTTGTTTGGCACATTTACAGCTATATAAAGATTCTACCGATGAAGCGGAGTACGCACTCGAAATGGATATGGCCAATCCTGAACTGTATGAATTGATTGCAAATAATTATTACTTTTTAAGAGATAATGAAAATGCAATTAAAAATTTTGACAAGGCAATTCAATATGATATAAACATTATAGTTAGGGTTTATCATAATTACATCAAATGTCTAATTGATATTCCTAGTTCACAACGAGCAATAGAAGTTTACAAACTGTACAAATATCGTTTAGACAGTCCAAATAACTACGGAGACGATTCAGGCAATTTTGCTGATGATTTAGAATTTTATGCCGGTCAGGCATATCAACAGATAGCAGATTGGGGGACTGCTGCTGAAATTTATGACCGGCTTATTGTCGTAAATCCAGATGTTTACGGATACCGAGCGCAGAGAGGAAGGCTTTATCAGGAAAAAGGCGAATTTCCCGCAGCAATCAGAGATTTTGAAATAGCACTAAAATTGGATGAAAAGGAGAATATTTTATTGACTAATCTCGCCACGATTTACCAAGAACTTCATGATTATAAAAAAGCTGAAACAGCATATGAAAAATATTTAAACAAAAATCCAGACGACGCTGTGCAAATAAGCAATTACGGCTATTTGCTATTGGATGAAAAACGTTATAAGGAAGCGCAGGCAAAATTTGAAGCTTCTTTTAAAATTGATGATGCCAGTATTGATACACATATTGGAAGAATATTGACAGCGTATCTGCTAGGTGATTCCAAAAAGAAGGATCTGTTTATTAAGGTGGCAAAATCTCAATTTCCGAATATCGAGATTAATGCAGCGACTCTAAATGCTCTTATAATAACAGGTAATTATTACTATTCAGAAAAGATTATTGGGATTTGGAAAGAAGCTGTTAACTAA
- a CDS encoding histidine kinase — MKKTLFFLLLTVIACQQKSKKVSIHPEKMLESLQVISDSLDQNPEADKLAFWSNKLKDKDFSKTGSALAFIHYNLAKNLVKKDIDSAKQHINFALGIVEKEKEFNALKFTIYNGAGLISELEGKFYQSVYYFNKSAAIIMNDDSLKCKPMAKVICLLNAAQDNNKISQYQKSIEQNQLALKILKELPEDNYKYNFRAYSQLFTACEESNIYKPDSLLFYIKKLKQISAKTNEPMQVRFTNEHMAHYYLLNNQCDKAIHHYNLVKEYDEEGLSANPESPVMIKNLYTTIANLIDLLVQTKHFPEAENLIKQADKIENQHLQLLSYYEKCLNKKAKMHYHFAKGNKEKALEEADEILALKDNILRNSGIQATEEMATIYELQAKDRSIHGLNKTIDNTENRLERNQLLLLVVGLLSLLAISWIFLLYFFQRQKRQKQEKEKILLQQQLLRTQMEPHFIFNTLSALQSFIRFDEKEKSIKYLSQFSRLLRSSLELSRKNYVPLDQEIEAIENYLSLQQMRFEYTFAYKIIVPDVDTSALLIPPMLIQPFVENAIIHGIGNLSDKGLITLEIDVQENQIVAKITDNGKGFQDKSNIDSDHQSLSGTIAKERLEILARENKIKTNIEISSNEQGTIVLLTLPLKN, encoded by the coding sequence ATGAAAAAAACATTGTTTTTTTTGCTGCTGACTGTCATTGCATGCCAACAGAAATCTAAAAAAGTTTCGATTCATCCAGAAAAAATGCTGGAGTCATTGCAGGTAATCAGCGATAGTTTAGATCAAAATCCGGAAGCCGATAAATTGGCTTTTTGGTCAAACAAACTTAAAGATAAAGATTTCTCAAAAACAGGTTCGGCTTTAGCATTTATACATTACAATCTGGCTAAGAATCTGGTAAAAAAAGACATTGACAGTGCCAAACAGCATATCAATTTTGCTTTAGGTATTGTAGAAAAAGAAAAAGAATTCAATGCGCTGAAATTTACCATTTATAATGGAGCAGGTTTAATTTCAGAACTTGAAGGAAAGTTTTATCAGTCGGTTTATTATTTCAATAAATCTGCGGCAATCATTATGAATGATGATTCGCTAAAATGCAAACCAATGGCAAAAGTCATCTGTTTGCTAAATGCGGCTCAGGACAATAATAAAATCAGCCAATACCAAAAATCGATTGAACAGAATCAGCTTGCCTTAAAAATTTTAAAGGAACTGCCTGAGGATAATTATAAGTATAATTTCAGAGCTTATTCGCAACTGTTTACGGCTTGTGAAGAAAGCAATATTTATAAGCCAGATTCGCTTCTTTTTTATATTAAAAAACTCAAACAGATTTCGGCAAAAACAAATGAACCAATGCAGGTTAGATTTACCAATGAGCATATGGCGCATTATTATTTGCTGAACAATCAGTGCGATAAAGCCATACATCATTACAATTTGGTAAAAGAATATGATGAAGAAGGTCTATCAGCAAATCCTGAAAGTCCTGTCATGATTAAAAATCTGTATACGACTATTGCTAATCTAATTGATTTGCTTGTTCAAACCAAACATTTTCCTGAGGCAGAAAACTTAATTAAACAAGCTGACAAGATTGAAAACCAGCATTTGCAGCTGTTGTCTTATTATGAAAAGTGTCTGAATAAGAAAGCCAAAATGCATTATCATTTTGCGAAAGGAAATAAAGAGAAAGCTCTGGAAGAAGCAGATGAGATATTGGCGCTTAAAGATAATATCCTAAGAAATTCAGGTATTCAGGCTACAGAAGAAATGGCTACGATTTATGAACTGCAGGCCAAAGATCGATCTATTCATGGGTTAAATAAGACTATTGATAATACTGAGAATCGCCTTGAACGAAATCAATTATTACTGCTTGTTGTTGGTTTATTGTCACTGTTAGCAATCTCATGGATATTCTTGCTTTATTTTTTCCAAAGGCAGAAAAGACAAAAGCAGGAGAAAGAGAAAATTTTGCTGCAGCAGCAATTGCTGAGAACGCAAATGGAACCTCATTTTATTTTCAATACATTGTCTGCATTGCAAAGTTTTATCAGATTTGATGAAAAAGAAAAATCAATTAAGTATTTAAGCCAGTTTAGCCGATTGTTGAGAAGCAGTTTAGAATTGAGCCGTAAAAATTATGTGCCTCTGGATCAGGAAATAGAAGCCATTGAGAATTATTTGAGTTTACAGCAGATGCGTTTTGAATATACGTTTGCTTACAAAATAATAGTGCCAGATGTGGATACCTCAGCTTTATTGATTCCTCCAATGCTGATTCAGCCATTTGTAGAAAATGCCATTATTCATGGTATTGGAAATCTTTCTGATAAAGGATTGATAACTCTAGAAATCGATGTGCAAGAAAATCAGATAGTAGCGAAAATTACAGACAACGGAAAAGGCTTTCAAGATAAATCAAATATAGATTCTGATCATCAATCTTTATCGGGAACTATAGCCAAAGAACGTTTGGAGATTTTGGCGAGAGAAAATAAAATTAAGACCAATATAGAAATATCCTCAAACGAGCAAGGAACTATAGTTTTACTGACACTTCCTCTTAAAAACTAA
- a CDS encoding LytR/AlgR family response regulator transcription factor has product MNKIRTLIIEDEPAIRKELQWLVSQEDSLKLEAMASSVKESLEILKTLEIDLILMDIQLTDGTAFDILNQIEKTSFQIIFITAYNHFAIKAIKYGALDYLLKPIDNDEFVAAIEKSKKVKQSDYLSQINLLKEYSSRTIDMSSRICITSLDCMQIVRLNDIIYLSGEGSYTQIHLENKKVVTASKPLKYYEDILPEDFFIKTHQSYIVNKDFIDKYMKTGIIVMKNNAEIPVATRRKEFVINHLNPLR; this is encoded by the coding sequence ATGAACAAAATACGGACCTTAATAATAGAAGACGAACCAGCGATTAGAAAAGAATTGCAATGGTTAGTCTCACAAGAAGATTCTTTAAAACTTGAAGCAATGGCCAGTTCGGTAAAGGAATCATTGGAAATTTTGAAAACTTTAGAAATCGATTTGATATTGATGGATATTCAGCTTACAGATGGTACTGCTTTCGATATATTGAATCAGATAGAAAAGACTTCTTTTCAGATCATTTTTATTACCGCATATAATCATTTTGCAATAAAAGCCATTAAATATGGTGCGTTGGATTATCTTTTAAAGCCAATTGACAATGATGAATTTGTAGCTGCGATAGAAAAAAGTAAAAAAGTAAAACAGTCTGATTATCTGAGTCAAATTAATCTTTTGAAAGAATATAGCTCAAGAACGATTGATATGAGTTCTAGAATCTGCATTACGTCTTTGGACTGTATGCAGATTGTTCGTCTCAACGACATTATATATCTGTCTGGCGAAGGATCTTATACGCAAATTCATTTGGAAAACAAGAAAGTAGTAACGGCTTCTAAACCCTTAAAATATTATGAAGATATTCTGCCTGAGGATTTTTTCATAAAAACCCATCAGTCTTATATTGTCAACAAAGATTTTATTGATAAGTATATGAAAACAGGGATTATAGTTATGAAAAACAACGCCGAAATTCCTGTGGCAACTCGTAGAAAAGAGTTTGTTATAAATCATTTAAATCCTTTGAGATAA